A DNA window from Fusarium fujikuroi IMI 58289 draft genome, chromosome FFUJ_chr11 contains the following coding sequences:
- a CDS encoding related to nitrate assimilation regulatory protein nirA, which translates to MEPSSSSIALRSILPRPTVTPANPSAPRSTSDLAIPRKTKVISACQPCKQKKIRCDGDRPKCGPCMSKGRSCEYTLQGNKAEILITRQQALQENVESFVALYRYLQERPADEAEGLYERIRQGYGIEAALGFVKSQGRDPASDPPSARVRWSQQIYDCNLLFENELLSTETSDVAIQALRDGIGCFFLYMGNMFPIYTRKEASSILDTFQEAKPDQVVSRKVAYGELLAICALGFQYDRQTLPNGNASVCTPFYQKARLFLDYVVEQAPLRAMRICCCLGIYNVIAKSSLAISYTDWGILLGSSSGLTVGKKPPGLPEQDFNGYIKTFAVLITIRSWVTATLGHIPSPEVSRCIHETRELIDNTGVLDSAAEDPVLGVLQQKMAQITVLKANIVQTVASFRVLSPAILRQMHQDLESWQSSLPGYMRLEALVHAPEVSPDQRRVTFYMHLFHMSAFMLKTRAVLATQKDIAACSGDPEAKAAIFEGIQAARNSVSLLGLIHEEKAVVKNCWLTMYQCYVAFLMLNFIAIRKFVVGGTTTFRRQDVTLSKTCVEILALCATKDRIARSFYTRVTKYQDIINEYLPESQQDTSADPGSHEDGPLDDDLYLFIESSGDSRLHYLMFELRELLCYPLTLLKAGSEASMPYPTIVEASVNADINFAHHLASPFNMAEDEIPSGLFPLEDSLKERHENDAGREGYLTGSVPFGWDVSAWRRDPGVGSPDNT; encoded by the exons ATGgaaccttcttcatcctcaatagCCCTCAGATCCATTCTACCCCGTCCAACAGTAACGCCCGCCAACCCATCGGCACCAAGATCCACCAGCGACTTGGCAATTCCGCGGAAAACAAAGGTCATCTCAGCCTGTCAACCCTGCAAACAGAAAAAGATAAGATGCGACGGTGACCGCCCCAAATGCGGGCCTTGCATGTCAAAAGGCCGGAGCTGCGAGTACACGCTACAGGGCAACAAAGCAGAGATCCTCATAACCCGTCAGCAAGCTCTGCAGGAAAATGTTGAATCGTTCGTGGCGCTGTATCGTTATCTTCAGGAACGGCCTGCGGATGAAGCCGAAGGTCTGTATGAGCGGATACGCCAGGGCTACGGCATTGAAGCCGCCCTGGGGTTTGTGAAAAGCCAGGGTAGGGATCCTGCTTCCGATCCACCGAGTGCCCGGGTGAGATGGAGCCAACAGATCTACGACTGCAATCTGCTCTTTGAAAACGAGCTCTTGTCAACCGAGACCTCGGACGTGGCCATTCAAGCCTTGCGAGATGGTATCGGGTGTTTCTTCTTGTACATGGGTAACATGTTCCCAATCTACACGAGGAAGGAAGCCAGTTCGATTCTTGACACCTTTCAAGAAGCAAAGCCAGATCAGGTTGTCAGCAGAAAGGTTGCTTACGGCGAATTACTGGCAATTTGTGCATTGGGGTTCCAGTATGATCGACAGACTCTACCGAACGGTAATGCATCCGTTTGCACACCGTTCTACCAGAAAGCTCGGCTGTTTCTCGATTACGTCGTGGAGCAGGCTCCTCTGCGGGCGATGCGGATATGCTGTTGTTTAGGGATCTATAATGTTATCGCCAAGTCATCGTTGGCAATCTCTTATACAG ACTGGGGTATCCTGCTTGGATCCTCAAGCGGATTAACTGTTGGAAAAAAGCCGCCGGGTCTGCCAGAACAAGACTTCAACGGATATATCAAGACTTTTGCGGTGCTTATCACGATACGAAGTTGGGTTACAGCTACTCTTGGGCATATTCCTAGCCCAGAGGTCTCTCGATGCATTCAC GAAACAAGGGAGCTGATCGACAACACCGGCGTTCTTGATTCAGCGGCCGAGGACCCTGTCCTCGGTGTTTTACAACAGAAGATGGCGCAAATCACAGTCCTCAAGGCCAACATCGTCCAAACCGTCGCTTCCTTTAGAGTCTTGTCGCCTGCGATTCTCCGACAAATGCATCAAGACCTCGAGTCATGGCAATCAAGTCTCCCTGGTTACATGCGCCTCGAGGCCTTGGTCCATGCACCAGAGGTATCTCCTGACCAGCGGCGGGTGACGTTTTACATGCACCTTTTCCACATGTCCGCCTTCATGCTCAAGACTCGGGCTGTGCTTGCGACCCAAAAGGATATAGCGGCGTGTAGCGGGGATCCAGAAGCCAAGGCTGCTATATTCGAAGGCATACAGGCTGCTCGAAACTCGGTTTCGCTTCTTGGTCTGATCCACGAAGAGAAGGCTGTGGTGAAGAACTGCTGGCTGACCAT GTATCAATGCTATGTCGCCTTCTTGATGCTGAACTTTATTGCCATTAGAAAATTCGTTGTCGGGGGCACTACAACTTTCAGGCGTCAAGATGTGACTCTCTCAAAAACATGCGTCGAAATCCTTGCGTTGTGTGCTACAAAAGACAGGATAGCGCGAAGCTTCTACACACGAGTCACGAAATATCAAGACATCATAAATGAATATTTACCCGAGTCCCAACAAGACACGTCAGCGGATCCTGGTTCCCACGAAGATGGACCATTAGACGACGACTTGTACCTATTCATCGAGTCTAGCGGCGACTCCAGACTTCACTACCTGATGTTTGAGCTACGGGAGCTACTTTGCTATCCTCTTACACTCCTGAAAGCAGGTTCTGAGGCTAGTATGCCGTATCCTACTATCGTTGAAGCATCTGTCAATGCTGATATTAACTTTGCGCATCACCTCGCCTCACCATTTAATATggccgaggatgagatcCCAAGTGGCCTGTTTCCGTTGGAGGATAGTCTCAAAGAAAGGCATGAAAATGACGCGGGGAGGGAGGGTTATCTAACTGGCTCTGTGCCTTTTGGATGGGATGTCTCTGCGTGGAGAAGAGATCCTGGAGTTGGAAGCCCGGACAATACTTAA
- a CDS encoding related to selenocysteine lyase, whose product MPQSQLDVKALRAKFPALQQDQIFLDNAGGSQILGAAADSIRDYLITSNVQMGASYGVGKLSATKVNKGYEAAARYINALPDEIVYGASSTQLLRNLALGLTFAQGDEIIVSNLDHEANIAPWLDLAERQGLAVKWWTPEGQGNNPKLTVESLKPLLSDRTRFLALTHCTNLLGSIHDIKAISATAHEYPDVLVCVDGVAYAPHRPIDVKDLGVDFYCLSWYKVFGPHIAMLYGSREAQKQIRPLGHYFNPAESLSDKAGFSAGSYELIASISVVVDHLLAEGWDKSIQQETEIQKLLLDYLSKRDDAKIYGEPSSDPSKRLPIVSFTIDGWNSRSVVAAIEANSNLGLKHGHFYSHRLVKEVLDLDTTDGVVRVSMAHYNTHEEIQTVIDTLQNIIVKR is encoded by the exons ATGCCCCAATCACAGCTTGATGTCAAAGCGCTTCGGGCAAAGTTCCCGGCTCTTCAGCAGGATCAAATCTTTCTCGACAATGCTGGTGGAAGTCAGATTCTGGGCGCTGCAGCTGACTC GATACGAGATTACCTCATCACTTCGAATGTGCAGATGGGCGCCTCATATGGCGTAGGCAAGCTCTCAGCAACAAAAGTGAACAAGGGCTACGAAGCGGCTGCACGATACATCAATGCACTTCCCGATGAAATCG TGTACGGCGCTTCTTCAACGCAACTCCTGCGCAACCTCGCACTGGGCCTTACCTTTGCTCAAGGCGACGAGATCATCGTATCAAACCTCGACCACGAAGCAAATATCGCGCCGTGGCTGGACCTAGCTGAGCGACAAGGACTTGCCGTCAAATGGTGGACGCCCGAAGGTCAAGGCAACAATCCCAAGCTGACTGTTGAGAGTCTAAAGCCGCTCTTATCCGACAGGACGAGATTCCTTGCCTTGACCCATTGCACCAACCTACTTGGATCAATCCAcgatatcaaggccatcTCTGCTACTGCTCACGAATACCCGGATGTTTTAGTCTGTGTGGATGGGGTAGCTTACGCACCTCACCGGCCCATCGACGTCAAAGATCTGGGCGTTGACTTCTACTGTCTCTCATGGTACAAAGTCTTTGGCCCTCACATCGCAATGCTCTACGGCAGTCGTGAGGCTCAAAAACAGATCCGTCCATTGGGCCACTACTTCAACCCCGCAGAAAGTCTGTCTGACAAGGCTGGCTTCTCTGCTGGAAGCTATGAACTGATAGCGAGTATATCCGTCGTGGTAGACCATCTTCTTGCCGAGGGCTGGGATAAGAGTATCCAACAAGAAACAGAAATCCAAAAATTACTTCTCGACTATCTATCGAAACGAGATGATGCAAAGATTTACGGAGAGCCGAGTTCCGACCCCAGCAAGCGTTTACCTATTGTCAGCTTCACCATTGACGGATGGAACTCTCGAAGTGTCGTAGCAGCTATCGAAGCCAACTCGAATCTCGGCCTGAAACATGGCCACTTTTACTCTCATCGTTTGGTAaaggaggttcttgatcttgacacAACCGATGGCGTCGTTCGAGTGAGCATGGCACATTATAATACTC ACGAGGAGATTCAGACCGTTATAGATACCTTACAGAATATCATCGTTAAGCGATAG
- a CDS encoding MCH2-like monocarboxylate permease family protein, which yields MSTTTAVQLEAYGNGTIYESTTSSTLRPTRAGLAENASPSSPESDDPALEASRIADSTVPDGGYGWVVIGACAVVAWWVIGLSYVWGVYQNALVERNVGSPLALSFCGSLSPALMATVGVIVSRMLRTFGTRKLSSVGIILMALSLIGASFVTDHLVGLIFLPGIPLGLGMAGCFMSFSLAPAQYFSKKRGLANGIVYAGGGFGGAIMSIATNSLIEKHSVEWAFRITGILIAVSGLPAALLIKERVPLAKTGIVDWRLFRQLNFAILFFAAGIGIFPLLVPPYFLPLYSRSMGLSTNTGAGLVAGFSFASAVGRIMSGYLCDKFGPLNTLSAFFLGNALTMIALWPASTTLAPLAVFAVLNGLMNGGFFSSMPTVVGNVFGSARVSTAMGMVIVGWVAGYLFGSPIAGFLLQVHGGEDEGLGAYRPAMFYAGSMSAIATVLTVILRLRINKKLMAKV from the exons ATGTCGACCACTACAGCCGTTCAGCTCGAAGCCTACGGCAACGGCACAATCTACGAATCCACCACCTCATCAACTCTCCGTCCAACAAGAGCCGGCCTCGCTGAGAATGCCTCTCCGAGTAGTCCAGAATCTGATGACCCAGCACTTGAAGCTTCCCGCATCGCTGATAGCACCGTCCCTGATGGCGGCTACGGCTGGGTCGTAATCGGTGCCTGCGCCGTCGTAGCATGGTGGGTTATCGGACTCAGCTACGTCTGGGGCGTGTATCAGAATGCTCTTGTTGAGCGAAACGTCGGATCCCCTctggccttgtccttctgCGGTTCGTTATCGCCGGCCCTGATGGCGACTGTTGGGGTCATCGTGTCGAGAATGCTGCGAACGTTTGGAACACGTAAACTCAGCAGCGTGGGGATCATCCTCATGGCGCTTTCGCTCATTGGCGCGAGCTTCGTCACGGATCATCTTGTGGGATTGATCTTTCTTCCCGGTATTCCTCTTGGTCTCGGTATGGCTGGCTGCTTTATGTCGTTCTCTCTCGCTCCGGCGCAGTActtctcgaagaagaggggtCTGGCCAATGGTATCGTCTATGCAGGCGGTGGCTTTGGAGGTGCGATTATGAGTATTGCGACCAATTCTCTCATTGAGAAGCACAGTGTTGAATGGGCCTTTCGCATCACCGGCATCCTAATCGCTGTCTCGGGACTTCCAGCTGCGCTTCTGATCAAAGAGAGAGTACCTTTGGCCAAGACCGGAATCGTCGACTGGAGACTCTTTCGACAGCTAAACTTTGCTATTCTCTTTTTTGCTGCTGGCATCGGCATCTTCCCTCTTCTCGTCCCACCTTATTTCCTCCCCCTCTACTCTCGATCTATGGGTCTCAGTACAAACACTGGTGCTGGACTTGTCGCAGGTTTCAGTTTTGCATCTGCTGTTGGCCGAATCATGAGTGGATATCTCTGTGATAAGTTTGGGCCGCTAAATACCCTttcagccttctttcttggaAATGCACTCACCATGATTGCCCTCTGGCCTGCTTCAACGACTCTCGCACCATTGGCTGTCTTTGCAGTGCTCAATGGTTTGATGAACGGTGgattcttttcttccatGCCAACTGTTGTCGGCAACGTCTTCGGATCTGCTAGAGTATCGACAGCCATGGGCATGGTGATTGTTGGCTGGGTTGCTGGCTACCTCTTT GGATCTCCTATTGCTGGCTTCCTTCTTCAAGTACATGGAGGTGAAGATGAGGGGCTGGGCGCATATCGACCTGCCATGTTCTACGCTGGCTCCATGTCAGCGATCGCTACTGTTCTGACTGTTATTCTACGGTTAAGGATCAACAAGAAATTAATGGCCAAGGTCTAG
- a CDS encoding related to hydrolases or acyltransferases (alpha/beta hydrolase superfamily) — MTSSQNDPTALTQSFHYKTSTHSYDVKWDSLGDPKSPPLIFIHGTPWSSRVWVPFALSLSRQFHVYLFDRPGFGDTPAEKKLDPTKASSNAIEEYDSNLARQAEVFAALFKSWQADWTHEKAHIVAHDNAGLVSLRAYLLHDLPYASLCLIDVVAIGPFGQPLFKVIAENPQLFEQLPGTAFEGILESYISDAAYYELPKETTQMLKEPWLREGGKRGFIRELCQANSRSTEEVEARYGEVGPKLPIKIIWGADDKWLPVEVAHRLGDALKAREVIVIDKAGHLSIIDQGARVGVELGLWLSTALHKQ, encoded by the coding sequence ATGACCTCATCGCAGAACGACCCTACAGCTTTAACTCAAAGCTTTCACTACAAAACCTCAACACACAGCTATGATGTGAAATGGGACTCACTAGGTGATCCCAAATCTCCTCCTCTCATTTTCATTCATGGAACCCCGTGGTCATCTCGCGTCTGGGTACCTTTCGCCCTCTCACTGTCGCGTCAGTTTCACGTGTATCTCTTCGATAGGCCTGGTTTCGGCGACACGCCTGCCGAGAAGAAATTAGATCCGACAAAGGCCAGCTCAAATGCAATTGAAGAGTATGACAGTAACCTCGCGCGACAAGCAGAAGTGTTTGCGGCGCTCTTCAAGTCCTGGCAGGCAGATTGGACTCATGAGAAGGCTCACATCGTCGCCCACGATAATGCCGGTCTCGTCAGTTTACGAGCCTATCTCCTCCACGACTTGCCATATGCAAGCCTGTGTCTCATCGACGTTGTCGCAATCGGCCCATTCGGCCAACCTCTCTTCAAAGTCATCGCCGAAAATCCCCAGCTATTCGAACAACTCCCCGGCACAGCTTTTGAGGGCATACTAGAGAGCTACATCAGCGACGCCGCATACTACGAGTTACCAAAAGAGACAACGCAGATGCTCAAAGAGCCTTGGCTGCGAGAAGGTGGAAAACGAGGCTTCATTCGTGAACTGTGCCAAGCCAACTCCAGATCCACGGAGGAAGTGGAGGCGAGATATGGAGAGGTTGGGCCGAAGCTGCCAATCAAGATCATCTGGGGAGCTGATGATAAGTGGCTCCCGGTGGAGGTCGCGCACAGATTGGGGGACGCGTTGAAGGCCAGAGAGGTTATCGTTATCGATAAGGCTGGCCATTTGAGTATAATTGATCAGGGAGCGCGTGTTGGAGTTGAGCTGGGCTTGTGGCTCAGTACTGCTTTGCATAAACAGTAG